A genomic region of Lysinibacillus sp. 2017 contains the following coding sequences:
- a CDS encoding Fe-S oxidoreductase — MKKYGISLLLVVLALTGCDGGAKSTPTFAEDEAVPFEIVKYEEKIAPVYESLVPYVAYAKTAGQLEELQARFQVEGVTMDMENYFAVFIVTYSNSCGIAVDSVYNHDGNLAAKLLPVEGSNCKEEGVPHTFVLQVEKQDYEKVQLYNGDIIKSSVEVD; from the coding sequence ATGAAAAAATATGGGATATCCCTTCTTTTAGTTGTGCTTGCATTGACGGGGTGCGATGGTGGAGCAAAAAGCACACCAACATTTGCTGAAGACGAGGCAGTGCCGTTTGAAATCGTAAAATATGAAGAAAAAATTGCGCCAGTATATGAGTCACTTGTACCGTATGTGGCGTATGCAAAAACAGCCGGACAACTAGAAGAACTACAAGCACGGTTTCAAGTAGAAGGTGTAACGATGGATATGGAAAACTATTTTGCGGTCTTTATCGTTACGTATTCGAATAGCTGTGGTATTGCGGTAGATAGTGTTTATAATCATGACGGTAATTTAGCGGCGAAGTTATTGCCAGTGGAAGGCTCTAACTGTAAAGAAGAGGGCGTACCGCATACATTTGTCCTGCAAGTCGAAAAGCAGGATTACGAAAAAGTACAATTATATAACGGAGATATTATTAAATCTTCTGTTGAGGTTGATTAA
- a CDS encoding MDR family MFS transporter, whose amino-acid sequence MESQLQVKSPKLMAAVLMIASFIGLFGETALNMALTNIMEDFSVSAGLAQWLTTGYLLVLAILVPLSAYLVRWFSTRQLIVSALVISIIGSLVAALSPNFAILLVGRLIQAIGTGIFLPLMFSVVLVIFPIQKRGAVMGIVGLVLTAGPALGPTIAGLIISASSWHYIFWIMLVLNFLLVVVGASKMENVSEITKPKIDVLSFLLSTVAFGGIVFALATLAETPFSDAIVWAPLVAGVLALVLFVLRQFKMDAPMIDLRVFKFPMFALGTVLMFATLFVILTVAILIPLYLKNVLGYTAIAAGLLMLPGNVLNIIMSPIVGTNFDKVGAKIFTRIGFTMITVAAIFLVFGLSATTPVWQVVTALCVFFVGVSMTIMPAQTNAMNTLAPKLYADGSAAMNTLNQVAGAAGTALAITLFTAGQKDYIAEFGAANPADFLAHGVSHAFIAVLVVGIIGLIGSLFIKNSRPIH is encoded by the coding sequence ATGGAATCACAGTTACAAGTGAAAAGTCCAAAATTGATGGCCGCAGTTTTAATGATTGCTTCATTCATCGGTTTATTCGGTGAAACCGCATTAAACATGGCATTAACAAACATCATGGAAGACTTCAGCGTTAGCGCAGGATTAGCGCAGTGGTTAACGACTGGTTATTTATTAGTATTAGCAATTTTAGTACCTTTATCAGCTTATTTAGTACGTTGGTTCTCAACACGCCAATTAATCGTCAGTGCATTAGTAATTTCAATCATCGGATCATTAGTTGCTGCACTTTCGCCAAACTTCGCCATTTTATTAGTGGGTCGTTTAATCCAAGCAATCGGAACAGGTATCTTCTTACCATTAATGTTCAGTGTTGTCTTAGTTATTTTCCCAATTCAAAAACGTGGGGCGGTTATGGGGATCGTTGGTTTAGTATTAACAGCTGGTCCAGCATTAGGTCCTACAATCGCCGGTTTAATTATTAGTGCTTCTAGCTGGCACTATATTTTCTGGATCATGTTAGTACTGAACTTTCTCCTAGTAGTTGTCGGTGCATCTAAAATGGAAAATGTGTCAGAAATCACAAAACCGAAAATCGATGTTCTTTCATTTTTATTATCAACAGTTGCATTCGGTGGTATTGTATTCGCATTAGCAACACTTGCAGAAACACCATTTTCAGATGCAATCGTATGGGCACCGTTAGTAGCAGGTGTTCTAGCATTAGTATTATTCGTGCTTCGTCAATTTAAAATGGACGCACCAATGATTGACTTACGCGTTTTCAAATTCCCAATGTTCGCATTAGGTACTGTACTTATGTTTGCAACATTATTCGTTATTTTAACAGTAGCGATTTTAATTCCTCTTTACCTTAAGAATGTATTAGGCTACACAGCAATTGCTGCTGGTTTACTAATGTTGCCAGGTAACGTTTTAAACATCATCATGTCACCAATCGTTGGTACGAACTTCGATAAAGTTGGTGCAAAAATTTTCACACGTATTGGTTTCACAATGATTACAGTTGCTGCGATTTTCTTAGTATTTGGTTTATCTGCAACAACACCAGTATGGCAAGTCGTTACTGCTTTATGTGTCTTCTTCGTAGGTGTATCAATGACAATCATGCCAGCACAAACGAATGCTATGAACACATTAGCACCAAAACTTTATGCTGATGGTTCTGCAGCAATGAACACGTTAAACCAAGTAGCAGGTGCTGCAGGTACAGCCCTAGCAATTACATTATTCACAGCTGGTCAAAAAGACTATATCGCTGAATTTGGTGCAGCGAACCCAGCTGACTTCCTAGCACACGGTGTAAGCCACGCCTTTATCGCTGTATTAGTAGTTGGTATTATTGGTTTAATCGGATCATTATTCATCAAAAATAGTCGTCCAATACATTAA
- a CDS encoding alpha/beta hydrolase codes for MRSWQSVAFEKLLLLRGTRKRYLDIKLMQEFIEAKYHATPYELNSRFQRRNNIQKAQIDEMLYYIINEQPNPKKVIYYFHGGAYINEPLVFHWRYLVKLAKHTDFTIVVPIYPKLPHANHEDAFHKIHALYEQLLQQYDAPFIFMGDSAGGGLALAFAQDVKIIGKTKPEQVVLHSPWLDITGQHPDYLKLQEQNIDPLLGVYGAEQLGKLWANVQQLDYYKVSPLYGDLKDIGRITLFVGTAELLIVDAQMLLSKANEQGVEIIYFEYPKMNHVFPVFPIPEAKHAMRKLLLLLMR; via the coding sequence ATGCGTAGTTGGCAAAGTGTTGCATTTGAGAAGTTGCTACTTTTAAGAGGAACAAGGAAACGATATTTAGATATTAAATTGATGCAAGAATTTATCGAAGCAAAATATCATGCAACACCTTATGAATTAAACAGTAGATTTCAACGGAGAAACAACATTCAAAAAGCTCAAATTGACGAAATGCTTTATTACATCATTAACGAACAACCGAATCCGAAAAAGGTCATTTATTATTTTCATGGTGGTGCTTATATTAATGAGCCACTTGTTTTCCATTGGCGTTATTTAGTGAAGCTTGCAAAACATACGGATTTTACGATTGTGGTTCCTATTTATCCGAAGTTGCCTCATGCGAATCACGAGGATGCTTTTCACAAGATTCATGCATTATATGAACAACTGCTTCAACAATATGATGCACCGTTTATCTTTATGGGGGATTCTGCTGGAGGCGGACTTGCTTTAGCCTTTGCACAAGATGTAAAAATTATTGGCAAGACAAAGCCAGAACAAGTAGTGCTGCATTCACCTTGGCTCGATATTACCGGTCAACACCCAGATTATTTAAAGCTACAAGAGCAAAATATCGACCCGTTACTAGGGGTTTACGGTGCTGAGCAATTAGGTAAGCTGTGGGCGAATGTTCAGCAACTCGATTATTATAAGGTAAGCCCTTTATATGGGGATCTAAAAGACATCGGACGTATCACGTTATTTGTGGGGACAGCAGAACTATTAATTGTAGATGCACAAATGCTATTAAGTAAGGCAAATGAGCAGGGTGTTGAAATCATTTATTTTGAATATCCTAAAATGAATCATGTCTTTCCTGTTTTCCCGATACCGGAGGCAAAGCATGCGATGCGAAAATTATTACTCTTATTAATGAGATGA
- a CDS encoding ADP-ribosylglycohydrolase family protein produces the protein MNKRKRALWGFIIGDAYGVPMEFMERDSFNVRDMIGYGCWDVPAGTWSDDSAMTLITIEHLINDSSFADLKRAFCDWGYRGYWTYNDEPSFDVGLTISEVMNRWEQKGLFETAKTDEQSNGNGALMRILPIAFYSYKRSIEERYVKDYATLTHGHIRSTLCCLHYVYVVHALMDGLSIQESLQQANEAFTPKLKDYPEEAVHFERILSIENVQRDDIQSNGYVIHTLEAVYWSLLNSTSYFETIYNAVHLGNDTDTIAAIAGGLAGLHYEELDIPEDWMGLIPKREQIDTLLDRFVKVIF, from the coding sequence ATGAACAAACGAAAACGTGCATTATGGGGATTTATCATTGGCGACGCTTATGGTGTGCCGATGGAATTTATGGAACGGGACAGTTTCAATGTTCGCGATATGATTGGTTATGGTTGCTGGGACGTACCCGCAGGAACATGGTCTGATGATAGCGCGATGACACTCATTACAATTGAACATTTAATTAATGATTCTTCCTTCGCTGATCTAAAACGTGCCTTTTGTGACTGGGGTTATCGTGGTTACTGGACATACAATGATGAGCCTTCCTTTGATGTGGGTTTAACCATTTCGGAAGTCATGAATCGTTGGGAACAAAAAGGTCTTTTCGAAACGGCTAAAACTGATGAACAAAGTAACGGAAACGGTGCCTTAATGCGTATTTTGCCAATTGCCTTTTATAGCTATAAACGAAGTATAGAAGAACGCTATGTAAAGGATTATGCAACATTAACGCATGGTCATATTCGCTCTACACTTTGCTGTTTGCATTATGTATATGTTGTACATGCGCTAATGGACGGTCTGTCAATTCAAGAAAGCTTACAGCAAGCAAATGAAGCGTTCACTCCAAAATTAAAGGATTATCCAGAAGAGGCCGTCCATTTTGAACGGATCTTATCTATAGAAAACGTGCAACGAGATGACATTCAAAGTAATGGTTATGTGATTCATACGTTAGAGGCGGTTTATTGGAGCTTATTAAATAGTACGAGCTACTTTGAAACCATTTACAATGCCGTTCATCTTGGAAATGACACAGATACAATTGCTGCAATAGCAGGTGGACTTGCTGGACTTCATTATGAAGAATTAGATATTCCAGAAGATTGGATGGGGCTTATACCAAAACGTGAACAAATCGATACATTACTAGATCGCTTTGTGAAAGTTATTTTTTAA
- a CDS encoding 3-isopropylmalate dehydrogenase has protein sequence MDSFFIILMGFLIVIANVIGFMVFKKEKNLYSAAFIILLLAGVFGGLGIALALFIIKDAFAIFYGLNLAGYLLINSLIVFFLAILVTIIKKYNRIKM, from the coding sequence ATGGATAGTTTTTTCATCATACTTATGGGCTTTTTAATCGTTATTGCAAATGTTATTGGGTTTATGGTCTTCAAAAAGGAGAAAAATCTATATTCTGCTGCTTTTATAATATTACTACTAGCAGGCGTATTTGGTGGACTAGGAATTGCATTAGCATTATTTATTATTAAAGATGCCTTTGCGATATTCTATGGGTTGAATCTTGCCGGTTATTTACTAATAAATAGCCTAATCGTATTTTTCCTTGCGATTTTAGTTACTATAATAAAAAAATATAACAGAATAAAAATGTGA
- a CDS encoding UPF0158 family protein has product MDLLEQLADAYLNGEDELRFFYNSETQEVYVPLEEEADDWEEDDSIELVPVKDSREMYEVMVDFSNQFEGKVEEALFQALNGRKPFRAFKEAASVVGVIEQWYDYELEYAKKEMKQWLEEL; this is encoded by the coding sequence ATGGATTTACTTGAGCAATTAGCAGATGCCTATTTAAATGGTGAAGATGAATTACGCTTCTTTTACAATAGCGAAACGCAAGAAGTGTATGTTCCGCTAGAAGAGGAAGCCGACGATTGGGAAGAGGATGATTCAATTGAACTGGTCCCAGTAAAAGACTCACGCGAAATGTATGAAGTCATGGTCGATTTTTCAAATCAATTTGAAGGGAAAGTAGAAGAAGCTTTGTTTCAAGCATTAAATGGACGCAAACCGTTTCGTGCATTTAAAGAAGCAGCAAGTGTCGTAGGTGTTATTGAACAATGGTATGACTATGAACTGGAGTATGCCAAAAAAGAAATGAAACAATGGTTAGAAGAACTTTAA